The following is a genomic window from Burkholderia cepacia ATCC 25416.
GGATGCCGATGCGAACACCGACGCCGACGGGTTCCTTCGAACCGGAGTCGCGAATTACTTGTCGCCGCAGCATCGCGACAGCATCGGCCAGGGCTGCCCGGTGGCCGCGCTCGCGGCAGACGCGGCACGCGAAACGGGTGCGATCGCGGACGCTTTCGCCCAAGGCATCGGGCGCTACATGACGCTATTCGCGCAGCGGAGGCCCGATGGCACCGAGGCTGCGCAGATCGAACCCGAGGACCGGGTTCGCGCAATTTCGATGCTGTCGACAATGGTGGGCGGGTTGATCCTCGCCCGAGCCACCGCGCGGGGATTGCCGGCGCTATCGGACGAGATTCTCGCGACCTTGCGCGATCATCTTGCGGCCACATGGGGCCTCGATGAAGTCAACGTCGACGGACGCGACTAGAAATCAAGCGCCGAAGGGGCGAATCCCCCCGAACCACACCCTGTCCGGTGAACTCGCCCCCTTCCGGTTTCCGCTCAAACAGACGCGTTCCGGTTCGCCTCGATCACCGTCAACGCCGTCATGTTCACGATCCGCCGCACCGTCGCACTGGACGTCAGAATATTCACCGGCGCGTTGACGCCCAACAGGAACGGTCCCACCGCCACATTGCTGCCCGCCTCCGTCTTGAGCAGGTTGTAAGCGATATTCCCCGCATCCACGTTCGGGCACACGAGCAGGTTCGCCGCCCCCTTCAGCGGCGACATCGGCAGCAGCCTCGACCGCAAGCCCTCG
Proteins encoded in this region:
- a CDS encoding TetR/AcrR family transcriptional regulator; translated protein: MKVSKTQVAENRLAILQAAARLYRERGFTGVGVADITREAGLTHGGLYRHFESKDALAAEAAEYAFEWKLSELETPDADANTDADGFLRTGVANYLSPQHRDSIGQGCPVAALAADAARETGAIADAFAQGIGRYMTLFAQRRPDGTEAAQIEPEDRVRAISMLSTMVGGLILARATARGLPALSDEILATLRDHLAATWGLDEVNVDGRD